In Nicotiana tabacum cultivar K326 chromosome 2, ASM71507v2, whole genome shotgun sequence, the following proteins share a genomic window:
- the LOC107805657 gene encoding importin subunit beta-1-like, producing the protein MALEITQFLLAAQSADAKIRTEAEANLSQFREQNLPGFLLSLAVELSTDVKPTESRRLAGIVLKNSLDAKETVRKQQLVQQWLVIDSSYKSQIKSLLLSCLGSSVREASHTAAQVIAKIASIEVPQKQWPELVGSLLVNMTQHGRPASLKQATLETLGYVCEEISHHDLVQDEVNSVLTAVVQGMNVEEESPEVRLAAARALYNALDFAQTNFDNEMERNYIMKVICEAATAKETQIRQAAFECLVSIASTYYGLLEPYMQTLFELTAKAVKEDEEAVALQAIEFWSSISDEEIELQDYEVPDSGDSNVQHSHFIEKALEVLVPMLLETLLKQDEEQDQDDEIWNLAMAGGTCLGLVARTVGDSVVPLVMPFVEANIMKSDWRSREAAIYAFGSILEGPSIEKLSPMVHAGLKHLLDAMKDNNDHIRDTTAWTLSRIFELLHTPASGFSVVSPANLQQIVEVLLESLKDAPHVAEKVCGAIYFLSQGYEDAGPSSSLLTPFVTQIIGSLISTADRTDSSGSKLRTTAYETLNEVVRCSNLIETSQIIKHLCPVIMTKLAQTVELQILSTDDREKQGDLQASLCGVLQVIIQKLSNSDETKSIIVQVGDQIMMLFLKVFACRSSTVHEEAMLAIGALAYATGSDFLKYMPEFYKYLEMGLQNFEEYQVCSISVGVVGDICRALDDKILPYCDGIMTHLLKDLSSGELNKSVKPPIFSCLGDIALAIGEHFEKYLQYALPMMQTASEVCAQLDNSDDEMVEYGNQLRRSIFEAYSGILQGFKNSKANLMLPYAPHLLQFIELVAKDRPRDESVTKAAVAVLGDLADALGSNAKTIFKDPAFCTQLLGECLQSDDEQLKETATWTQGMIGRAFSVCG; encoded by the exons ATGGCTCTTGAGATCACTCAGTTTCTATTGGCTGCTCAATCAGCGGATGCCAAGATTCGGACTGAGGCAGAGGCTAACCTTAGTCAGTTCCGAGAGCAAAACCTACCGGGATTTCTTCTTTCACTGGCTGTTGAGCTCTCAACTGATGTAAAACCCACTGAATCCCGGAGGCTGGCAGGTATTGTGCTTAAGAACTCTTTGGATGCTAAAGAAACTGTCAGGAAACAACAGCTTGTTCAACAATGGCTGGTAATTGATTCATCTTATAAGTCCCAAATTAAAAGCTTGCTTCTGAGCTGCCTTGGATCGTCTGTACGCGAGGCAAGTCACACTGCTGCACAAGTGATTGCTAAAATAGCTTCCATCGAAGTTCCTCAGAAACAATGGCCAGAGCTTGTTGGTTCTTTGCTTGTTAACATGACTCAACATGGAAGGCCTGCATCCCTTAAACAGGCCACATTAGAAACACTTGGTTATGTGTGTGAGGAGATATCTCACCACGATCTTGTCCAAGATGAAGTAAACTCTGTCCTCACTGCTGTTGTGCAAGGTATGAATGTTGAGGAGGAAAGCCCTGAAGTCAGACTTGCTGCAGCGAGAGCTTTGTATAATGCTCTTGATTTTGCTCAGACGAACTTTGATAATGAGATGGAGAGAAATTATATTATGAAGGTCATCTGTGAGGCAGCCACAGCAAAGGAGACACAGATAAGACAAGCAGCTTTTGAATGTCTTGTTTCTATTGCATCAACATATTACGGGTTGCTTGAACCTTACATGCAGACTCTGTTCGAGTTGACAGCTAAAGCAGTAAAAGAAGATGAGGAAGCTGTAGCCCTTCAAGCAATTGAATTTTGGAGTTCTATCAGTGATGAAGAGATAGAGCTTCAAGATTATGAGGTCCCTGATAGTGGGGATTCCAATGTGCAACATTCCCATTTCATTGAGAAGGCTCTCGAAGTATTAGTTCCAATGCTGTTGGAAACATTATTGAAACAGGATGAGGAACAGGACCAGGACGATGAAATCTGGAATCTGGCTATGGCTGGTGGAACATGTCTTGGTCTTGTTGCCAGAACTGTTGGAGATTCTGTTGTTCCCCTTGTAATGCCTTTTGTGGAGGCTAACATCATGAAATCTGATTGGCGCTCCCGCGAGGCTGCCATATATGCATTTGGCTCAATACTTGAAGGCCCGAGCATTGAGAAGTTATCTCCCATGGTCCATGCTGGATTAAAGCATCTGCTTGATGCGATGAAGGATAACAATGATCACATAAGAGATACCACAGCATGGACTCTTAGCCGTATCTTTGAGTTGCTGCACACTCCAGCTTCTGGATTTTCAGTGGTTTCACCAGCCAACCTTCAACAGATTGTGGAAGTGCTGTTAGAGAGTTTAAAAGATGCCCCTCATGTTGCTGAGAAAGTTTGTGGGGCTATCTATTTTCTCTCTCAAGGATATGAGGATGCTGGGCCGAGCTCGTCTCTGCTCACACCATTTGTAACTCAGATTATTGGTTCTCTTATTTCAACGGCTGATCGAACAGACAGCAGTGGTTCTAAGCTCAGAACCACGGCATATGAAACCTTGAATGAAGTTGTTAGGTGCTCTAATCTTATTGAAACATCTCAGATCATTAAACATCTTTGCCCTGTTATCATGACCAAGTTGGCACAAACTGTTGAGCTTCAGATTTTATCCACTGATGATAGAGAAAAACAGGGAGATCTACAGGCTTCCCTATGTGGTGTTCTCCAGGTTATTATTCAGAAGCTAAGTAATTCTGATGAAACCAAGTCTATAATAGTCCAAGTTGGCGACCAGATCATGATGTTGTTCTTAAAGGTTTTTGCCTGTCGTAGCTCAACTGTCCATGAAGAGGCGATGCTTGCTATTGGCGCTCTGGCCTATGCAACTGGATCAGACTTCTTGAAGTATATGCCAGAGTTTTACAAGTATCTGGAGATGGGGCTGCAGAATTTCGAAGAGTACCAGGTCTGTTCCATCTCAGTGGGGGTGGTTGGTGATATTTGCCGTGCATTAGACGACAAGATCTTGCCCTACTGTGATGGGATCATGACACATCTTCTCAAGGATCTGTCTAGTGGTGAACTTAATAAATCTGTAAAGCCCCCCATATTCTCTTGCCTTGGGGATATTGCGCTTGCCATAGGTGAACATTTTGAGAAGTACCTTCAATACGCATTGCCTATGATGCAAACTGCTTCTGAAGTATGTGCACAATTAGACAATAGTGATGATGAAATGGTAGAGTATGGCAATCAGCTCAGGCGCAGTATCTTTGAAGCATACTCTGGAATTCTTCAGGGATTTAAGAATTCCAAGGCCAATTTGATGTTACCCTACGCTCCTCATCTCTTGCAGTTCATTGAACTGGTTGCGAAAGACAGACCAAG AGACGAGAGCGTAACAAAAGCAGCAGTAGCTGTGTTGGGGGATCTAGCTGATGCACTTGGTTCCAATGCAAAGACCATATTCAAAGATCCTGCATTTTGCACACAGCTGTTGGGCGAGTGTCTTCAATCTGATGATGAACAGCTGAAAGAAACAGCAACATGGACACAAGGAATGATTGGGCGTGCCTTCTCTGTTTGTGGGTGA